A region of the Silene latifolia isolate original U9 population chromosome 9, ASM4854445v1, whole genome shotgun sequence genome:
ACATTCACAATAACAGAAACTAGACAATTGAATTGAAAGGTTGGTAGAGCAAAAGCAGCTAATAGAGATCATAAAGGAAGAATACACCGGGGTAAATGGTGTCTATATTGACTGAGCTAGAAAATGAAAGAATCCAAACtaaataataaaaagaaaaaattagAAAAGTTTCTGGCTCACATAGTTAAAACTGCTAGCTTATTTAGCTGAAATCCCGCAATCGCCTTTTCAACACATCTAAAGATTTCTTCCTTGTACTAGTTTTTGCATTCCGGTTTGACAGACTTCCGAACAAAGTATCGGCGGTGTCCTTGAATTTATCACAGATTAGAGCCACCTTCTTAATTTCAAGGGTATTGTAATTCCTCTCCCTTATGACAGGGTTCATGAAATTTTCAGGTTGACTACTCAGGAGAAGGTTTATCAACTGCCGTGCTTCAATTAGGCACATCCTAAAACTACCTTCCTTGTAAATTTCACTCAGCCCAGTACTCTCAAACCTCTCGTCGGCAAAATTCTCTAAAATCTTAAGATCGCTGTTTATAGCCATGACTGCATTGCCATTGAACCTTTTGACACTGTCAATAAGAAAAGCAGCTGTGATGGAATTGGAAACATGCTCAAGAGCCCCAGTACCAACCTTGTACACCGCATCGAGAGGTAAAATTTGCTGAGCAGTGGAAAGAAGGGTTTCAAGGTAAATTATCACTTCATTCATGTACTCATGCCCATTTTGTGGCACATCATCTGGTGTCCAATTGATACTGTCAGGGAGTGCCATAAACTCATCTAGTTGGGCATTTACTAAACTCAATAGGGCGATATAGGCAGCATCTCGAGATGTCTTTAGAACGACTTGCGCTGTTAAAGCTGCTTGTGGTCGGTCCACCAAACGGGCCGAACCCCCGCATATTTGGGCAGCAGTCTTGAGGAAAAAATCACAAGCCCTTTCAAGAAAAGCAACATTTGCTGCAATTTGCATTGCTTTGGACACGCCAATGGAGGTATCGCTAATTTTATCAAGTATGACTTCATTTAGGACATCAATCAATACCGAATCTAGACACTTCCTCACAGCATCAAAAAGGTTCATATCACCACCAGTAGATAAGTAATCCACAAAATCCTTGATAAATGATTTGACAACACGGCATGCTTCTGGTACCATGGAAGAGAATGGTGCAACATATGGGAAAGCAGGCATGATATCTGATGTTTGGAGTTGAAAAGACAGTACATTTGCATGGTAATCAGATTCCTTGCTCAGCAACATCTGCTCATAGGTATCATTAGCAACAATATCTGATAACTGTTTCCGGCATCTTCCCATCAGAAGTTTGCTGTACTTATCTTTGGTGCCATTTATAGCCTCAAGAAGTGAATTCACTTCGTACCCATAATTCTTAAGTGTTGCCCCGAAAAGTGTCATATAACCTTTCAGAAGAAGGAAATGACTTGTATTACTCATTTGGGCAAACTGTCTCTCAGCCACAGAAGTGATCTTAGAAACAGCAGTTTCCAACATTGTCTCAACCTGACTATCCTCCAGCAAACCTCCTGTAGTTCTCAAAACCCGATCTTCCACTATAAAGTATCCTGCTATCTGGCCCAAGAAGGTTTGATGAGATTCAAGAAAGGACTGGGATGAAAATATCTGCAAGTCAGAATTGAGTTGTGCTGATCGATTATTATAATAATACTCTCGAAACCTCTCCCCAATCCCGAGACATTTGTGGATGTGATATGCCCGGTAAATAGGAGTAAGATCAATCTTCAAACTCAAATCCTCCTCCTCAACATCAACATCTAAACTAAATCCTGACTCAGCCGTCCCAGAACGACTTTGTTCCTCCACTTCCCTCTGACGAGCGAGCATTTCCTCCTCCCTCTGGTGCGAAGTGGCAGTATGTCCGATAGCAGTTTGGCCAATATCCTTGGCCAAGCTCCTAATGTGAAACAACCATTCATTAACTTCACTACAAACTTTCTTCTCAATGTGTAACTTTATAGCCGGGATTTTCACCTCCACTACCTTCCGTAGCTTCTTCACCGGGATATTCTTCAGGTAATCACTCTCAATCAGCTCAATGGTCTTCAAAGCAGGGTAGAACTTCCCCTCTGACACATGAACATTACACTTTGCACAAAGCTCCAACAACTGAGAACACATTTTGGACATCTTAATAGCCTCAGTTATATTCTTCTTGATTGAATACGACTCAAGAAGTTCATCCATTTTAGCCAAAAGGGCAGCACCCACATCTTGCAACTTAAAATTATCTGTTTGGAGCTCAGCTTTGAGCTCCTCGGCATCTACTAACACACCTCGAAGCTCGTCAACAGCGACAATGAATTCCTCATAGTGAAGCCTACATAGCTCCTCGATCTCCGTTTCCTTCTTCTTCGACACATTCCTAAGCTGATACAACAGCGGTTCAGGACGGCCTGCTTCAAAGGCATGCCTGACAAGGGGACTCAAATCCTCACCATTGCCAATCAATGTAGCAAGAACCAAGTCCTCAGCAGTCCCAGTATCGCCATTTTCGGCAACTGTTCTTCTTTTTGTTTTAGCACTCATTGTTTCTTTAGAATTTCAAACCTGTTACATTTACAAACCCATGAAATATTACAGACCCACAAACAGAATTTCTCATTACTTCCATAATTTCATTTCAAGAATATATGAATAACACCAAACCCTAACAATTAAATACTAAACATATGTATGAATAGCAAAAAGATAACTAATTCTTCATCATATATCACATATTAACTCATTAAGAATTCAAAGAAATCACTAAGAACAATAAACCAATAAAAAAGGGTTCATCGTAGAATTGAAATAATTATGCATCAAATCAAATAATATAAAAATCTCAAAGAACATATAATAAGAAAGAAATGTAAAACATACCCAGATGAAGAAACTGGACACTTGGTTTAATCCTTGAGATTTGAGTTCATTTTGAGGTGTGCCCAAATTGGAAGACTGAAATAATTGATTAGAATTAGAAAGAAAAATGGAAAATAGATCTGCAGCAAATTGGGTTTCCTTTGTATAACACACCAAGTAGAATGAGAGTaatgtgatttctaaaggatCGCTTTTGCTATTTTCTTTGTGTTTTTAATCATGGATTTATCAATTTTTATGTTATACAACAGACATTCCTGCTTTCGGGTTGACCCTTTTACAGTTTTTATTTACTTGTCTTTCAAGCGTGGGGATATCTAATGACTAGAGTCATGATAACCTttatactctttttttttttttttttttttttttttttgatgagtaGGATCagcctatctcatcctttcgaatgagtgagataagttgaagccaccggctttcaaacTACCTCGAAaaagttggacatgaatgtccaatagaagtcatgaagtcagcaaccttgttggcttcacgaaagcaacttacaaatgaaggtctaattttatatccttgataatactagagatTTCCCAAGAAATTTGTCAAGTACTACGAAGTGAGTTAATAACACAaaaattatcaccctccacaactaactttgagattcctaactGTTTAGTGGCTAAAACATCTTCTTTTAAAGCGGGAGCTTccgcaacaagaatactattagatCCGCATTTTTTTGCTCCTAAAACAAGGACtttaccattatgatctcttatacaatatcctaaagcagctttattgcCTTCTATTCTCGAACCGTCAAGATTTAGCTTTAAAAAATCGTttctaggtttttcccaccagatttcttccttactagaattgATTCTAGTTTACTTGTCTTtttcgggattgttgagatccttatgtCTAGTCTCATTCCAGATCTTAATGCTATTATTACCTAAAGTAATAATGTTGCTGATATTGAAATGAACATTGTTTAAAATAATGTCATTTCTAtaaaaccatgcattccaccaaataaagataattttaatgaaatcatcttttggaattaaatcttTGAAATAGTTGAGTTTCATaagaaaactttgacttgtaatattatcataatttgacaagaaattgtTAAAGCTAATAATATTCATGTCCTGGATAACCGAACCAATCAgtggacattcgtaaaagaaatgatctttgttttcaatatgatGGTTGCACAAAACACAATTAGGTGGGACATTAATATGGCTTTTAAGAAGTCTGCCTTTCGTTGGGAGGCCATCAACACATGCTTTCCAAAGGAAAAATTTTAACTTTGGAAGAATATTCAATTTCAAAATCCAGTGAAATTCACATTTTTCAAGACTTTGATCGAACAAGCCTTGTGCTAACCATGTTGCTGGTTTGGTAGAAAAATTTCCATCTACTGACAACCCCCAATGAGGGTATCCGGAATATCATTATGAGGCagtggaatgttagtaatctgattaacaatatcgttgtttactaaattggataatttacaaacatcccattgtttatctgaggttatgaaatctttaaccaaaagattaggATCACGGCTACTATCATCATCAATCATACTGCTTGTAAAtgggtgtgaaaaaacccaattatcagaccaaaacttaatgttgctaccattacctacctgccacctcaacccttttctaAATAGAGTACGAAGACTCATAAGTTTAGCCATTGCCAAGAAGAGActgaattaggcttatgatcaaagagtgaacaatttctcaagtattttttagttaccactttgacccatacactttccttatccataagaattttccataaaagtttcatttgaagagctttattagctgcttcagaAGATTTAATTCATAAACCACCAAATgactttggtaaacaaactttatgccaaccaatCAAATCCTTAGAACACTGTGAATGATTCTTATTCCAAAGGAAGTCTCTATTAATTTTATCTAGTCTATTATGGATcgatgaaggaaggaggaagcTTTGCATCTGAAAATTTCCCTTCGTGGCTAAATTAACATTGACaagaactagtctacctgcttgAGATAAAGAATTCGCTTTTCATTTCGATAATTGAGTGCAAAAAGATTGAATAATGCTCTCAAAAGTACTTTTAGTCACTCTGCTATCAATTATAGGACATCCTAAATAGTTACCCAaatgagcttcctagttcatatGAAGAATACCTCTAAAGGATTCACAAAGAGAACGCTCAATATTTCTAGGACATCCTAAATAGATTGAATAATGCTCTCAAAAGTACTTTATCTAAAATGAACTTAATAGTTCTATAACTCTAGTTAGAGGCTTTAGCAAAAATGATAgtgtctgtaacacccccatactccaagtgccttaccaggaccactcaaggcatATAagtgccaccatctcggttacccgaggcaatgataatcaaatgacaatgaagaaacataatttaaataacaaaatagtttaaagtgattacatgatcaaaaccaaaaccaaaactgaaatacaagattctcagacggtctactgctaaaactattaagctataaaacatcgtcgacacgtgGAAGACTTccaactgccacgtgatgactcatcccagctatcccatacgcgtcatatcatacctgctcaataactgctcaccacccccgaatggatcaccacagtttttaaaacattaaacagggtcagtactaatcacacaatttatattgttggggctggtgtcctttacagttagtgcaaggacttataaatctctaaaaggatcaaagggtatacttttgtatcataatcagttggtccacgtttatcaataacggttggcttgctagataagtttgacgttattgtcatacagatggcggtgatcaactggtccctaaaagtcacacctataggatacgtttgagagatgtgacaagtatgaaaatacgatcatgtagatgccaaatttgactaaccggttagtcgagttatttgactaataattagtcaaaatgtgatgttgagatattttatttaatacggattaaataacaatggctaaggcgaattaagcagttaattcgtaaattgaatataagcgttttatatttaattaaatgtatattgaatataattatacaatatcgtctttgtcggacatgtattaatatttcaactaatccgtattattagttgatgctttaataatcgataaccgatgacgatttataacaaaaccgcgtcatatacattttagcgatttgcgaaccagaccatgagctaaaactaaaaggaagtggaagcccacttcccaagagagcccatggccggccaagtgaggacaaaagagaggattttctctcttttgaaacctaattcattttgacaaaaattttagggttttgggagAACATTTTCCTCtccaaagtagatctcctcctaaatgatgcacccaagatcgtccgagaaatgcccttgtgctagaatgaatcctctaattgccttacaatattgagaggattatttttgtgagttttctttagatgagagatctaggtttagagaggaaaatgttctcccaaaaccctaaaatttttgtcaaaatgaattaggtttcaaaagagAGAAAATCCTCTCTTTTGTCCTCACTTGGCCTGGCATGCCATGGGCtctcttgggaagtgggcttccacttccttttagttttagctcatggtctggttcgcaaatcgctaaaatgtatatgacgcggttttgttataaatcgtcatcgttatatcggttattaaagcatcaactaataatacggattagttgaaatattaatacatgtccgacaaagacgatattgtataattatattcaatatacatttaattaaatataaaacgcttatattcaatttatttaattaatcgtttaattcgctttagccattgttatttaatccgtattaaataaaatatctcaacatcacattttgactaattattagtcaaataaccgtatttaaccggttagtcaaatttggcatctacatgatcgtattttcataccgtcacatctctcaaacgtatcctataggtgtgactttagggaccagttgatcaccgccatctgtatgacaataacgtcaaacttatctagcaagccaaccgttattgataaacgtggaccaactgattatgatacaaaagtataccctttgatccttttagagatttataagtccttgcactaactgtaaaggacaccagccccaacaagctcccacttgtccgtacaagtgtatgtgcaatgacgttatccgcactaactggaggacacagctccaacatatataaccaacaacacagtagacaagcagctcaaacggtcacacacacaatcacacccactccaatcaatctccgtcaccgatccccaccggaccagccacgcgagtgggggaccgcagccgtacccaccaaatccccgctcatcataccgagcgataaccctgttccattaatgtgcacatcccctcccgtggcgggttccacggacggcgaaactagggcgtgaagccactcccgcaagtgactccactcagccgagaacgcatctcgagaaccagagataaacaatcacaaccattaagcagcaaatcaaaccaacaaccgtcacaatacgaatatgataatattcaacaatcacacaacaccaacaatgcattatgggactaatactgagtagggaaaccctacctggaacagcaacacaatcagacggcctcaacagctgtatcaaaattcctcttctacgaatcctcctcctaacatataatcacataattactaacaatcacaaaactgacacaaatccccaattcccaaaattagggtttaaacaaagttaactaaatactataaaattggtacgtagatcttacccttgacgcaaggaacactatgatgcaaagaacaagatgatccgacactcctagccttggggatttgccaacaacgcgacgagagagaactacgtaactcctttttcttttgaaaggtttagaaaggttaaaaatgatgaaataaactgacggaaaccttttatatcaaactcgcgttattatcaaaacccgtcaaaacaaccccgtaaaacacacttactcgatcgaataactaacgtactcgatcgagtgccgcttactcgatcgagtacccaacaggtcagaaactattttaaaacgcaaaacacacttactcgactgattaaggcctactcgatagagtacccagagactcataaaaccgtggtattacagtcttccctccttaaaaagaacttcgtccccgaagttcaacccatacccaaaaacaaacatactaactcgatcaagacacaacaaccaactaagaactcaaaacaaaaccctaaccgaccaaacatgaactcgtaaccccaactccaccaactattcctacttccacaacatggctcacgatatcgtaccaactccattatatctctctcgatcctaactccatacactaccaacacaaacgctgctagctccgtaaaatatcatccactagataatccaatatcaagatactcataacatcaaacggaatgttacattctaccacccttaaaaggaacttcgtcctcgaaatttacttacactcataaacatcatcatgccactatcaaaactctcgaactcctaaacatcacactactacaagcacggccatggccttttaacagtatcatccacaaaacaaatccctcctttacgccacgctaacactctacttccaattatattataaCATGCGCAACCATGAAACTCttttttatcgcatcctactcctcttaagacaaatgttacgtcttCGTAACTCACTGATACTAAATTCTTAGTTAtatcatctcattatcctcatcatcaccacatgtcaaagataaccgcctacaacctcatttctataaccattcctatttccaaggctctcttacttaaacagttctcatacttcaattcactctccactccatctaaccaataccgcaaaacccttagcataaccaatactccaactcttccacattaccgcaacataacatacctctctatatagactatataaaacttctatcgccaaaagcataactcacgatccacacttgttacgtacactcacacaagatcctcaagttcttttctttcatcactgcaaaacgcatacataacttaacatgacactaattcttccaacaccctacactcactgtctcaacaaatgattatgaaccacctgcatctttcaggtcattaccacacatgttctacgactcacttgccattaccatatctactaaagcctcatctagaacaagatcaaaagtactgtaacaacttctgacaactgtgtcccatcaacagaatgtcactataccatgacaacaacgaaaacatatacaactctcttttatACCATACTCTACCcccattccaaaacttaactggtaagaaatatcaataaacaaaacaactgtctatctgtacaaactgaaattcacaggaagcaacatcaaacaaaacaacaatttatgtgtaactggtatgtactttcgaaactcgaatcataatcatcccgcctactccaccacaaccggtgacggcatcgcaacaccgccaccaacaaccacaccgcagtgcgaaaatacccgcatcacaacactaaataccatgcccggatcaccacccgaggcacaacaaccacatcgataaacatcacaaccacatataattcccataaaaaCTGACTTagtatgacatttcgaacaagaaaactcactcaaaaccgttttactagattataacacaacatattatacggaataaactaacaagaatctcatgaacatcatccttaccatttcacggaatgaacatgtatcatcaatacacatacaatttttaactatccatgccagatcaatcaaattgttGCCTTTTTAAATCTCATTCcatagtataccgtacccaacataaattacaaaacattcatataacaactttataattatcacaccataccacttcttgtgaggtcagaacctcacacaaacatttacacatatcatagacccgtaatcacaaccaactcgtcaatcctgatcatgtaagttaccactcgataaaggttacctctcgcttgagcttaactcgtatgcccctcataacacattcccccattcgcataaccatcacctcatgccgagtataaccataccattactatttaactattagcacccgcctcatctaaTCGCATTTTATACTTCCTTACCACCATACATTTCAAtcgggtctctacaaaatcaacctctttagaatgaccatctttcctatttatcatcactcttgaccactagtgacaacatctCAACCCTACTATCGTTCGGACATCAagcttcttacactcatctctaaacatcacggtttctttcctatcttcggttaacattccaaataactaacatcaaattcaccaacaaaattacatcaacatcattcccaatattATCTTACTTGTAttatcatctaactctccaccaattacctcttatcgtgcaaatactccaccaacttcttactcccttaattcctcgtaactcatgattaatcaggttgtcctgaaactcccatataaccattaactaacatcatcattttgatatcacacatctcgacgattccttatttcttttatatcacataactccggtcaacattttcctagttttactcccctcattcttttcttttacactcgacaaaatcaattaaccataaaactccttattacttcttcctaactctttagtgccccaattatcttttcattgctccaaaactcaaatcccattatttcttatcgatattatctcactcttctATACCATGGatattctcttatcatgctatcactctcacttatcaccaatcaatctACACGGTCAGTCCActccattttttattttttttatttttattttttattttatttttcaatcccaaactcatttcatactgttaactgtccaagaaaatcacacattagttccacctcttgataaaccaaattcccaaactcactcgctATCCGCAACCCACATcgctgcataactcaatctaagctctttatacCCCATTTCTTTCCATTTACCTATAACGACCTTCCCATTACACATATTCTTAACCAACTGAGTGATAACTatctcccttcataatccttaaacatccaaagttaccaccatatgcgtctctcatttcaatctttcattctcacattcCCTAAACTTACCTCACCCTTTGTCCACATTCACTCACTTTTaccttactcaacacacaatcatatcactcattccgtctcacaaaacatgctctatgcctcaattaagccttgtcaatcttccttttctttttcctctatctatcacaaccacatatagctcatctcctcccaccaaactcatactcaccataaggtgccactcaccaccccataaggttgggtaacttacgtatcaagaccaacatacatgtaaaacagtgcataaagaagcaaaataacaactttgaattaaacataatatgcaacgaattcaaaagataagcatatgacccgaatcatgggtcactagatcgagtactggccacttattcatgccacacatcactatattggtacacaattcacaaaataaacacatagcgatcccgactcatatcccatggtgaccggttcaaaattgtagggcgagttcgcgacttgaggacgtctcccaagcctttgaattagctcctacaacttttaccccgggttcattttaatttgactccctatattcattaggttcattggttacaggtttcaggatcgttgctctgataccattttgtaacacccccatactccaagtgccttaccaggaccactcaaggcatggaagtgctaccatctcggttacccgaggcaatgataatcaaatgacaatgaagacacataatttaaataacaaaatagtttaaagtgattacatgatcaaaacctaaaccaaaactgaaatacaagattctcagacggtctactgctaaaactatcaagctataaaacatcgtctgacacagcggaagacttctaactgccacgtgatgactcatccagcctatcccatacgcgtcatatatcataccgctcaataatcgctcaccaccccgaatggatcaccacagttttaaaacattaaacggggtcagtactaatcacacaatttatataaccaacaacacagtagacaagcagctcaaacggtcacacacgcaatcacacccactccaatcaatctccgtcaccgactgtccactggaccagccctgccagtgggggaccgcagccgtatccaccaaatccccgctcatcataccgagcgataaccctgtcccattaatgtgcacatcccctcccgtgacgggttccacggagggcggaactagggcgtgaagccactcccgcaagtgactccacttagccgagaacgcatctcgagaaccagagacaaacaatcacagccaTTAAGCAGCAaatcaaaccaacaaccgtcacaatacgaatacgataatattcaacaatcacacaacaccaacaatgcattatgggactactactgagtagggaaaccctacctggaacaacaacacaatcagacggtctcaacagctgtatcaaaattcctcttctacgaatcctcctcctaacatataatcacataattactaacaatcacaaaactgacacaaatccccaattcccaaaattagggtttaaaaaaagttaactaaatactataaaattggtatgtagatcttacccttgacgcaaggaacactatgatgcaaagaacaagatgatccgacactcctaaccttggggatttgccaacaacgcgacgagagagaactacgtaactcctttttcttttgaaaggtttagaaaggttaaaaatgatgaaataaactgacagaaaccttttatatcaaactcgcgttattatcaaaacccgtcaaaacaaccccgtaaaacacacttactcgatcgagtaactaacgtactcgatcgagtgccgcttactcgatcgagtaccaaggctactcgatcgagtacccaacatgtcagaaactattttaaaacgcaaaacacacttactcgactgat
Encoded here:
- the LOC141600422 gene encoding exocyst complex component SEC15A, coding for MSAKTKRRTVAENGDTGTAEDLVLATLIGNGEDLSPLVRHAFEAGRPEPLLYQLRNVSKKKETEIEELCRLHYEEFIVAVDELRGVLVDAEELKAELQTDNFKLQDVGAALLAKMDELLESYSIKKNITEAIKMSKMCSQLLELCAKCNVHVSEGKFYPALKTIELIESDYLKNIPVKKLRKVVEVKIPAIKLHIEKKVCSEVNEWLFHIRSLAKDIGQTAIGHTATSHQREEEMLARQREVEEQSRSGTAESGFSLDVDVEEEDLSLKIDLTPIYRAYHIHKCLGIGERFREYYYNNRSAQLNSDLQIFSSQSFLESHQTFLGQIAGYFIVEDRVLRTTGGLLEDSQVETMLETAVSKITSVAERQFAQMSNTSHFLLLKGYMTLFGATLKNYGYEVNSLLEAINGTKDKYSKLLMGRCRKQLSDIVANDTYEQMLLSKESDYHANVLSFQLQTSDIMPAFPYVAPFSSMVPEACRVVKSFIKDFVDYLSTGGDMNLFDAVRKCLDSVLIDVLNEVILDKISDTSIGVSKAMQIAANVAFLERACDFFLKTAAQICGGSARLVDRPQAALTAQVVLKTSRDAAYIALLSLVNAQLDEFMALPDSINWTPDDVPQNGHEYMNEVIIYLETLLSTAQQILPLDAVYKVGTGALEHVSNSITAAFLIDSVKRFNGNAVMAINSDLKILENFADERFESTGLSEIYKEGSFRMCLIEARQLINLLLSSQPENFMNPVIRERNYNTLEIKKVALICDKFKDTADTLFGSLSNRNAKTSTRKKSLDVLKRRLRDFS